Proteins co-encoded in one Haloarcula pelagica genomic window:
- a CDS encoding type IV pilin, translating into MTRRPSADRGGITAERLAVWTLAVLAAAGLAVLAVGPGADLRTSAPEITVETAFDADAGAVTLTHAGGDRLTGTNTRTLSVVVTDADRNASTTVVWADETGLPVEQGDSFTVDDPRVDSDGDGDYLDGDASVGFHLEAGDRVTVVWTGRLLGAPEERSVAIAEATLTADGG; encoded by the coding sequence ATGACACGGCGACCGTCGGCGGACCGGGGTGGGATCACTGCCGAGCGGCTGGCGGTCTGGACGCTGGCGGTGCTGGCCGCCGCCGGACTCGCCGTCCTGGCTGTCGGCCCCGGCGCGGACCTCCGGACCTCGGCGCCCGAGATCACCGTCGAGACGGCGTTCGACGCCGACGCCGGGGCGGTGACGCTCACCCACGCCGGCGGCGACCGGCTGACCGGGACCAACACCCGGACGCTCTCGGTAGTCGTGACGGACGCCGACAGGAACGCCTCGACGACCGTGGTCTGGGCCGACGAAACCGGCCTCCCGGTCGAACAGGGCGACTCGTTTACCGTCGACGACCCGCGCGTCGACAGCGACGGGGACGGGGACTACCTCGACGGCGACGCCTCCGTCGGCTTCCATCTCGAAGCCGGTGACAGGGTCACGGTCGTCTGGACCGGTCGCCTGCTCGGTGCGCCCGAGGAGCGGTCCGTCGCCATCGCCGAGGCCACGCTGACGGCCGACGGCGGCTGA
- the dnaJ gene encoding molecular chaperone DnaJ, which produces MSQDFYEILGVSQDASEDEIKEAYREKAREYHPDVSDDPNAEEKFKQAKKAKEVLTDQEKRQMYDQMGHERFEQAEKHGGAGGGAGGRGGMGGDPFGGAGGFDMQDIFDQFFGGGGGRRGGGNRPRQGQDLQTRMEIDLEEAYEGATKQLTVTRPEQCDDCDGKGHPPGTDSQTCPECDGQGQTTRVQQTPMGRVQQTTTCRRCEGDGTLYDETCSTCGGNGVVNNEANLEVEIPPGIADGQTMRMEREGAPGERGGPNGDLLIEVTVRDHPDFERDGDDLSHKHPISFPQAVFGDTITVPTLDGEVEVDVPSGTQSGEVFRLEGKGMPRLRRRGQGDLYVQVQIVTPDSLNSEQKEALEQFAEAGGEEVEIEEGFFEKLKNSL; this is translated from the coding sequence ATGAGTCAGGATTTCTACGAGATACTGGGCGTCTCCCAGGACGCCTCCGAGGACGAGATCAAGGAGGCCTATCGGGAGAAAGCCAGGGAGTACCACCCGGATGTCAGCGACGACCCCAACGCCGAGGAGAAGTTCAAGCAGGCCAAGAAGGCAAAGGAGGTGCTGACCGACCAGGAGAAGCGCCAGATGTACGACCAGATGGGTCACGAGCGCTTCGAGCAGGCCGAGAAACACGGCGGCGCCGGTGGCGGCGCGGGCGGCCGCGGCGGCATGGGCGGGGACCCGTTCGGCGGTGCCGGCGGGTTCGACATGCAGGACATCTTCGACCAGTTCTTCGGCGGCGGTGGCGGCCGTCGCGGCGGCGGGAATCGCCCGCGCCAGGGCCAGGACCTCCAGACACGCATGGAGATCGACCTGGAGGAGGCCTACGAGGGCGCGACGAAGCAACTGACCGTCACCCGACCGGAGCAGTGTGACGACTGCGACGGGAAGGGTCATCCTCCGGGCACCGACTCACAGACCTGTCCGGAGTGTGACGGCCAGGGACAGACGACCCGCGTCCAGCAGACGCCGATGGGCCGGGTTCAGCAGACGACGACCTGCCGGCGCTGTGAGGGCGACGGGACGCTGTACGACGAAACGTGTTCGACCTGTGGCGGTAACGGCGTCGTCAACAACGAGGCGAACCTGGAGGTCGAGATCCCGCCGGGGATCGCCGACGGGCAGACGATGCGCATGGAGCGGGAAGGTGCGCCGGGCGAGCGGGGCGGCCCCAACGGCGACCTGCTGATCGAGGTCACCGTCCGGGACCACCCCGACTTCGAGCGCGACGGCGACGACCTCTCGCACAAACACCCCATCTCGTTCCCGCAGGCGGTGTTCGGGGACACGATCACGGTGCCGACACTGGACGGGGAGGTCGAGGTCGACGTGCCAAGCGGGACCCAGAGCGGCGAGGTGTTCCGCCTGGAGGGCAAGGGGATGCCGCGCCTGCGCCGGCGCGGGCAGGGCGACCTCTACGTTCAGGTCCAGATCGTCACGCCGGACTCGCTCAACAGCGAGCAAAAGGAGGCCCTCGAACAGTTCGCCGAGGCCGGCGGCGAGGAAGTCGAGATCGAGGAAGGGTTCTTCGAGAAACTGAAGAACTCGCTGTAG
- a CDS encoding MazG-like family protein gives MDQQDRVAAFVEDHELSAPPAYRLLDLASELGEVAKELTESTAYGSDPESATVAEDELGDTLFALLALCAELDIDADEALDTALAKYEGRLDETGTAASGE, from the coding sequence ATGGACCAACAGGACCGCGTCGCCGCCTTCGTCGAGGACCACGAGCTCTCCGCTCCGCCCGCCTACCGCCTGCTCGACCTCGCGTCCGAACTGGGCGAGGTCGCGAAGGAACTCACCGAGTCGACGGCCTACGGGAGCGACCCCGAGAGCGCAACAGTGGCCGAGGACGAACTCGGAGACACGCTGTTCGCGCTGCTGGCGCTGTGTGCGGAACTGGACATCGACGCCGACGAGGCGCTCGACACCGCCCTGGCGAAATACGAGGGGCGGCTGGACGAGACTGGAACGGCCGCCAGCGGCGAGTGA
- a CDS encoding DUF7333 family protein, whose product MEFDFLRSVVPLVVIVAVAAVALTTVMTPSTVFMMVLPSMIVFSVVAFFFGMKNGEYRASH is encoded by the coding sequence ATGGAATTCGACTTCCTACGTTCGGTGGTTCCACTCGTCGTGATCGTCGCCGTCGCGGCGGTCGCTCTCACGACCGTGATGACTCCCTCTACGGTCTTCATGATGGTCCTGCCCTCGATGATCGTCTTCTCGGTCGTCGCGTTCTTCTTCGGGATGAAAAACGGCGAGTACCGCGCGTCACACTGA
- a CDS encoding aldo/keto reductase — MPMLGLGTWQNDDPDQCTDSVTTALDVGYRHVDTAQAYGNEDAVGAGIAAADVARDDVFLATKVWISNLAHDDVLSTVEDSLDDLGVDSVDLLYVHWPSGAYDPESTLAAFDELYEQGAIDRVGVSNFEPHHVETAMDHLDAPLFANQVEMHPFLQQEELRAHANEHGYELVAYSPLARGEVFGHDVLADIADAHDASEAQVSLAWLREKGVTAIPKATGREHITDNLGSTGLELTDADIDRIDGIERTDRRIDPDFGPAAWD; from the coding sequence ATGCCGATGCTCGGGCTGGGCACCTGGCAGAACGACGACCCCGACCAGTGTACCGACAGCGTCACGACTGCCCTCGACGTGGGGTACCGACACGTCGACACCGCACAGGCCTACGGCAACGAGGACGCCGTCGGCGCCGGGATCGCCGCCGCGGACGTGGCTCGGGACGACGTTTTCCTCGCGACGAAAGTCTGGATCTCGAACCTCGCGCACGACGACGTTCTCTCGACCGTCGAGGACAGTCTCGACGATCTGGGCGTCGACTCCGTCGATCTGTTGTACGTCCACTGGCCCTCGGGCGCCTACGACCCCGAATCGACGCTGGCCGCGTTCGACGAACTGTACGAACAGGGTGCCATCGACCGTGTCGGCGTCTCGAACTTCGAACCTCACCACGTCGAGACGGCGATGGATCACCTGGACGCGCCGCTTTTCGCCAACCAGGTCGAGATGCATCCGTTCCTCCAGCAAGAGGAGTTGCGGGCCCACGCGAACGAACACGGCTACGAACTGGTGGCGTACTCGCCGCTGGCCCGCGGCGAGGTGTTCGGCCACGACGTGCTCGCCGACATCGCCGACGCCCACGACGCCAGCGAGGCCCAGGTCAGCCTCGCATGGCTCCGCGAGAAGGGCGTGACCGCGATCCCGAAGGCGACGGGCCGGGAGCACATCACCGACAACCTCGGGAGCACCGGGCTGGAACTGACCGACGCCGACATCGACCGGATCGACGGGATCGAACGGACCGACCGGCGGATCGATCCCGACTTCGGCCCGGCCGCCTGGGACTGA
- a CDS encoding halocyanin domain-containing protein, with protein MTDGSADVSRRAFLQTAAGATAASAAAGTAVAQEEGTDSGGGGGGGGPPDFGGYLDSVGNFNGSVTDATGQDTATVEVGVEANGGAYGFGPAAIHVDNGATVQWEWTGNGGGHNVVQANGDTLDSGSSVASSGVNYEHTFETDGIYNYYCSPHEGLQMKGSIVVGTDYPTQSSGGGGSSGPPEVPGSAKMLGVATSSVLVATLGMAYFFMRYGGNYETPE; from the coding sequence ATGACAGACGGTAGTGCAGACGTGTCTCGTCGGGCCTTCCTGCAGACGGCCGCGGGGGCGACGGCGGCGTCGGCCGCTGCAGGAACCGCTGTTGCACAGGAAGAGGGCACCGACAGCGGCGGTGGCGGCGGTGGCGGCGGTCCGCCGGACTTCGGCGGCTACCTCGACTCCGTCGGGAACTTCAACGGGTCGGTCACCGACGCGACCGGCCAGGACACGGCGACGGTCGAGGTCGGCGTCGAGGCCAACGGCGGCGCCTACGGGTTCGGCCCGGCGGCGATCCACGTCGACAACGGCGCGACGGTCCAGTGGGAGTGGACCGGCAACGGCGGCGGTCACAACGTCGTCCAGGCCAACGGCGACACGCTCGACTCCGGGAGTTCGGTCGCGTCCAGCGGCGTCAACTACGAGCACACCTTCGAGACGGACGGCATCTACAACTACTACTGCTCCCCCCACGAGGGGCTCCAGATGAAGGGGTCGATCGTGGTCGGGACCGACTATCCGACCCAGAGCAGCGGTGGCGGCGGCTCCTCCGGACCGCCCGAGGTCCCCGGCAGCGCGAAGATGCTCGGTGTCGCGACCTCGTCCGTACTGGTCGCGACGCTGGGGATGGCGTACTTCTTCATGCGCTACGGCGGGAACTACGAGACGCCCGAGTAG
- a CDS encoding SRPBCC family protein, producing MDEVEVSTVVYVPAEEIYEFLLDFPGYARYSEYIDRVEQDGDGTPGTRYDLVFSWWKLSYTARSEVTAVERPTRIDWQIVKDIDASGYWAVDPDPDDVPADIDDAARVVLRITFDPDSASSDAVDLPRLVSMEWVIEKVKPLIKKEAQRIVERVVADIEGQRRDVDLEIRTGPSSV from the coding sequence GTGGACGAAGTCGAGGTCAGCACGGTCGTCTACGTGCCGGCGGAGGAGATCTACGAGTTCCTCCTGGATTTCCCGGGCTACGCGCGGTACTCCGAGTACATCGACCGCGTCGAACAGGACGGCGACGGGACTCCGGGCACGCGATACGATCTCGTGTTCTCCTGGTGGAAGCTCTCCTACACCGCCCGTTCGGAGGTGACCGCCGTCGAGCGACCGACCCGTATCGACTGGCAGATCGTCAAAGACATCGACGCGTCGGGCTACTGGGCCGTCGACCCCGATCCCGACGACGTGCCCGCGGACATCGACGACGCCGCACGCGTCGTCCTCCGGATCACGTTCGACCCGGACTCGGCGTCTTCGGACGCCGTCGATCTCCCCCGACTGGTGTCGATGGAGTGGGTCATCGAGAAGGTGAAACCGCTCATCAAGAAAGAAGCACAGCGGATCGTCGAGCGCGTCGTCGCGGACATCGAAGGACAGCGCCGGGACGTGGACCTGGAGATCCGAACCGGACCGAGTTCCGTGTAG
- a CDS encoding winged helix-turn-helix domain-containing protein has translation MSAPDAAQPEVAEETEQTGWDAVHELPPSAKLVAKVLEYNGTLTQSQLAEETMLPPRTVRYALNRLEEADVVHSRFSFSDARKRIYALAVESADGQR, from the coding sequence ATGAGTGCACCAGACGCGGCACAGCCGGAGGTCGCCGAGGAGACCGAACAGACGGGCTGGGACGCCGTCCACGAACTCCCGCCGAGCGCGAAGCTCGTCGCGAAAGTCCTGGAGTACAACGGAACGCTGACCCAGAGCCAACTCGCCGAGGAGACGATGCTGCCACCGCGAACCGTCAGATACGCCCTCAATCGGCTCGAAGAGGCCGACGTGGTTCACTCGCGGTTCTCGTTCTCGGACGCGCGAAAGCGCATCTACGCGCTCGCGGTCGAGTCGGCGGATGGACAACGTTGA
- a CDS encoding tubulin/FtsZ family protein, whose translation MRVALIGVGQAGGKLSQALAEFDHQMGFDAVSGALAVNTARADLQNLDIDTMLIGQDRVKGHGVGGDNELGAQIMQENATEVMDDLGGRLTTEAEAIFIVAGLGGGTGSGGAPMLARELKRIYDIPVYVLGILPGRDEGGLYQANAGRSLKTAVREADSLLLVDNDAWRASGDSVAAGYERINDAIAQRVGILLAAGEAVEGVGESVVDSSEIINTLRGGGISALGYASAPASEDTTENVNTITSATRSALLTSMSLPDAVSAESALLVIAGDPERLTRKGVERARRWVEGETGSMEVRGGDFPMDSEKIAALVLLSGVERSSRVDEFMERASEAASTESNTTDVEEYASDDLDSLL comes from the coding sequence ATGAGAGTCGCCCTGATAGGCGTCGGCCAGGCTGGCGGGAAACTCAGCCAGGCCCTCGCCGAATTCGACCACCAGATGGGGTTCGACGCCGTCTCCGGCGCGCTCGCGGTCAACACCGCGCGTGCCGACCTCCAGAACCTCGACATCGACACGATGCTGATCGGCCAGGACCGCGTGAAAGGCCACGGCGTCGGCGGTGACAACGAACTCGGCGCACAGATCATGCAAGAGAACGCGACCGAGGTCATGGACGACCTCGGCGGCCGTCTGACCACCGAGGCCGAAGCCATCTTCATCGTCGCCGGGCTCGGCGGCGGTACCGGCTCGGGCGGCGCGCCGATGCTAGCCCGGGAACTCAAGCGCATCTACGACATCCCCGTCTACGTCCTCGGTATCCTCCCCGGCCGGGACGAAGGCGGCCTCTACCAGGCCAACGCCGGCCGCTCGCTGAAGACCGCCGTCCGCGAGGCCGACTCCCTCCTCCTCGTGGACAACGACGCCTGGCGGGCCAGTGGCGACAGCGTCGCCGCGGGGTACGAACGCATCAACGACGCCATCGCACAGCGGGTCGGAATCCTCCTCGCTGCGGGCGAGGCCGTCGAGGGCGTCGGCGAGAGCGTCGTCGACTCCTCGGAGATCATCAACACGCTCCGCGGCGGCGGCATCTCGGCGCTCGGTTACGCCAGCGCCCCGGCCAGCGAGGACACGACCGAGAACGTCAACACGATCACCAGCGCCACCCGCTCGGCGCTGCTGACGAGCATGAGTCTGCCCGACGCCGTCTCGGCCGAGTCGGCGCTGCTCGTGATCGCCGGCGACCCCGAACGGCTGACCAGGAAAGGGGTCGAGCGGGCCCGCCGCTGGGTCGAAGGCGAGACCGGGAGCATGGAGGTCCGGGGCGGTGACTTCCCGATGGACTCCGAGAAGATCGCTGCGCTCGTCTTGCTGTCGGGCGTCGAGCGCTCCAGCCGCGTCGACGAGTTCATGGAACGAGCCAGCGAGGCCGCATCCACGGAGTCAAACACCACCGATGTCGAGGAGTACGCGTCCGACGACCTCGACAGTCTGCTGTAG
- the radB gene encoding DNA repair and recombination protein RadB — protein sequence MSDHVSTGCEPVDELLDGGVERGAVTQVYGPSAAGKTNLGLSAALEVAASGGVALYIDTEGLSADRMEQIAAGRTDGTDQTVDDLAGRLIVSEALDYDEQSEAVQDAAEFADEVELIVLDSATGFYRLRRDDADGGEALRDVARQITHLLSLARKHDLAVLFTNQVFTDPDSDRSTALGGHTLNHWSGAIVRLERFRGGNRRATLEKHRAKPAGETAQFRITDAGLVGTDDASAETLR from the coding sequence GTGAGTGACCACGTCTCGACCGGGTGCGAGCCGGTCGACGAGCTACTGGACGGGGGGGTAGAGCGGGGTGCCGTTACACAGGTGTACGGCCCGTCGGCCGCCGGAAAGACGAACCTGGGGCTGTCGGCGGCGCTGGAGGTCGCGGCGAGTGGTGGCGTCGCGCTGTACATCGACACCGAGGGACTCTCCGCAGACCGCATGGAACAGATCGCCGCCGGACGCACCGACGGCACCGACCAGACCGTCGACGACCTGGCCGGGCGACTGATCGTCTCCGAGGCGCTCGACTACGACGAGCAGAGCGAAGCAGTCCAGGACGCCGCCGAGTTCGCCGACGAGGTCGAACTGATCGTCCTCGACAGCGCGACGGGGTTCTACCGGCTCCGCCGGGACGACGCCGATGGCGGCGAAGCGTTGCGCGACGTGGCCCGCCAGATCACGCATCTGCTCTCGTTGGCCCGCAAACACGACCTGGCGGTGCTCTTTACCAACCAGGTGTTCACCGACCCCGACAGCGACCGCTCGACGGCGCTCGGAGGCCACACGCTGAACCACTGGTCGGGCGCAATCGTCCGACTCGAACGGTTCCGTGGTGGGAACCGCCGAGCGACCCTGGAGAAACACCGCGCGAAGCCCGCCGGCGAGACGGCGCAGTTCCGCATCACGGACGCGGGACTGGTCGGGACCGACGACGCGAGCGCGGAGACACTGCGGTAG
- the larC gene encoding nickel pincer cofactor biosynthesis protein LarC, producing the protein MRTLAFDGRTGAAGDMLLGALLAAGADRSVLDSVESTLDIGYAVSTVDRAGVSATRVDVLRTDGDDEHHDTDQGHDGDHGHHSGDSRPHAEGHGPHRSYREVVDIVEGMGLPSAVEADALAIFEILGEAEAAVHGTDLAETHFHEVGADDAIADVVGSCLLLDDLDVERVVTTPVSAGGGTVEMSHGTYPVPTPAVVEIAERADWSLQGGPVDAELLTPTGAAILAHVAEGVPSLPAVRVEASGYGAGGRDLADRPNVLRATVGADEGRLRRDEITVLETNVDDVAPEVLGDLQRSLAEVGARDVSILPATMKKSRPGHLVKVICKPDDAQRVARRLAEATGTLGVREHGAGHRWVADREIVTATVTVEGEEYAVDVKVASDSDGTVYDVSAEFDDAVAVAEATGLSVRAVLDRAERAAEA; encoded by the coding sequence ATGCGAACACTCGCTTTCGACGGCCGGACCGGCGCCGCCGGCGACATGCTGCTTGGCGCCCTGCTTGCGGCCGGTGCCGACCGGTCGGTGCTCGACTCGGTCGAGTCCACGCTGGACATCGGGTACGCCGTCTCGACGGTCGATCGCGCGGGCGTCAGCGCGACCAGGGTCGACGTGCTTCGGACCGACGGCGACGACGAGCACCACGACACCGACCAGGGTCACGACGGTGACCACGGGCACCACAGCGGAGACAGTCGCCCCCACGCCGAGGGCCACGGACCACACCGGAGTTACCGGGAAGTCGTCGACATCGTCGAGGGGATGGGACTCCCGTCGGCCGTCGAGGCGGACGCGCTCGCGATCTTCGAGATCCTCGGCGAGGCCGAGGCAGCCGTCCACGGCACCGACCTGGCCGAGACGCACTTCCACGAGGTCGGCGCCGACGACGCCATCGCCGACGTGGTGGGGAGTTGTCTGCTCCTCGACGACCTCGATGTCGAGCGGGTCGTGACGACGCCGGTGTCGGCCGGCGGCGGCACCGTCGAGATGAGCCACGGCACCTACCCCGTGCCGACGCCGGCGGTCGTCGAGATCGCCGAGCGTGCCGACTGGTCGCTCCAGGGCGGCCCCGTCGACGCGGAACTCCTGACGCCGACCGGTGCGGCCATCCTCGCACACGTCGCCGAGGGCGTCCCGTCGCTGCCCGCCGTGCGGGTCGAAGCGTCGGGCTACGGGGCGGGCGGTCGCGATCTCGCCGACCGTCCCAACGTCCTCCGAGCGACCGTCGGTGCGGACGAGGGACGGCTCCGCCGTGACGAGATCACCGTCTTGGAGACGAACGTCGACGACGTGGCCCCGGAAGTGCTCGGAGACCTCCAGCGGTCGCTGGCCGAAGTCGGCGCCCGGGACGTGTCGATCCTCCCGGCGACGATGAAGAAATCCCGTCCCGGCCACCTCGTGAAGGTGATCTGCAAGCCCGACGACGCCCAGCGAGTCGCCCGGCGTCTCGCCGAGGCGACCGGGACACTGGGGGTCCGTGAACACGGTGCCGGCCACCGCTGGGTGGCCGACAGGGAGATCGTCACCGCGACGGTCACGGTCGAGGGCGAGGAGTACGCCGTCGACGTGAAGGTCGCCAGCGACAGCGACGGCACGGTCTACGACGTGAGCGCGGAGTTCGACGACGCCGTCGCCGTCGCCGAGGCGACCGGGCTGTCGGTCCGGGCGGTGCTGGACCGCGCCGAACGCGCCGCCGAGGCGTAG
- a CDS encoding universal stress protein: protein MVFLVPFDGSPLAEAALDRAVTYAAAMDTDVVAVSFVPTGADYAERRRRVDPHEDFAVENAASDLRRKIEETTDDAELRYEDASAQSASELSEMVKRVARDVDATVVFLGSDDADDIVVPIGEAAAGDTYDVHIVRRS from the coding sequence ATGGTCTTTCTCGTCCCCTTCGACGGATCGCCGCTCGCAGAGGCAGCACTCGACCGCGCAGTCACCTACGCCGCCGCCATGGACACCGATGTCGTCGCGGTCAGTTTCGTCCCGACCGGGGCGGACTACGCCGAGCGCCGTCGACGGGTCGACCCACACGAGGACTTCGCCGTCGAGAACGCCGCCAGCGACCTCCGCCGGAAGATCGAGGAGACGACCGACGACGCCGAACTGCGCTACGAGGACGCGAGCGCCCAGTCGGCCAGCGAACTCTCCGAGATGGTGAAACGGGTCGCCCGCGACGTTGATGCGACTGTCGTCTTCCTCGGCAGCGACGACGCCGACGACATCGTTGTCCCCATCGGAGAGGCCGCGGCCGGCGACACCTACGACGTGCATATCGTCCGGCGTTCCTGA
- a CDS encoding L-threonylcarbamoyladenylate synthase translates to MTTEVLDPTTAAVETVADCLADGGVVVAPSDTNMALTVDPGHAAAIERVYEIKDRPAHKPLTLFVRDPDDWRRFGTHPDPAVVDTLVEAFWPGPLNLVLEQADTGQHDRLSMDGTVSVGCLSNPVWRDLAAAVDGPLAMTSANQSGTVDDDTLVTVDRAVEHVGDAADYVLAGEPQGTTRASAILSLAAGDRGDATPLRRGDIDAEAIESAAPLRVD, encoded by the coding sequence ATGACGACGGAGGTTCTGGACCCGACGACGGCGGCTGTCGAAACCGTCGCGGACTGTCTCGCGGACGGCGGTGTCGTCGTCGCGCCCAGCGACACGAACATGGCACTGACCGTCGACCCCGGGCACGCGGCGGCCATCGAGCGGGTCTACGAGATCAAGGATCGCCCCGCGCACAAGCCGCTGACGCTGTTCGTGCGCGATCCCGACGACTGGCGGCGGTTCGGGACCCATCCCGACCCCGCAGTCGTCGACACGCTGGTCGAGGCGTTCTGGCCCGGCCCGCTGAACCTCGTGCTGGAACAGGCCGACACAGGACAGCACGACCGGCTCTCGATGGACGGGACCGTCTCGGTCGGCTGTCTCTCGAACCCTGTCTGGCGGGACCTCGCGGCGGCCGTCGACGGCCCGCTGGCGATGACCTCGGCCAACCAGTCGGGAACCGTCGACGACGACACGCTCGTCACCGTCGACCGGGCGGTCGAGCACGTCGGTGACGCGGCCGACTACGTGCTCGCCGGGGAGCCACAGGGGACCACGCGAGCCTCGGCCATCCTCTCACTGGCTGCCGGGGACCGGGGAGACGCGACGCCCCTCAGGCGGGGTGACATCGACGCCGAAGCGATCGAGAGCGCCGCGCCGTTGCGCGTCGACTGA